A region of Candidatus Margulisiibacteriota bacterium DNA encodes the following proteins:
- a CDS encoding transcriptional regulator, whose amino-acid sequence MNKEEISKLLLLGENQIVEFKEMCKPDAIGRIVCSFLNSGGGYVICGIKNGGVPIGIKNAIQVRLELEKDLITKIIPKAIVYLEVQEIQGLDVVIVEVPGGKDIPYAYNNSIYIREGEKTLKASVNIIKDMIMRRQVEPERWERRFSNADIEVDIDSDELHTTVDATFETRLIVFRDPENLVMVLEDLAVFKYGRLTNAGDVLFTKNPSSRYPQVRVRAARYKTDKTDNAYQDMKSFEGPLGEVLEQVYTFIIRNTPTVSRFARSSLVRQDDSLYPEDAVREGLVNAFAHRDYSDFSGGVSVNIYPDRLEIWNSGSFPDGITPETMASGHISILRNPDIAHILYLRGMMEKLGRGSMLIRKACDDRQLLAPQWTSDKYKGVTLTLFAAEVTTEVTTEVKSVIKAVDGELSRHDLQQKLGLKHDEHFRKAYLLPSLEAGCIEMTIPDKPNSRLQKYRLTAKGKQIRKILGKEDQL is encoded by the coding sequence ATGAACAAAGAAGAAATTTCAAAATTACTACTTCTTGGTGAAAACCAGATCGTTGAATTTAAAGAAATGTGCAAACCTGATGCCATAGGACGCATCGTATGTTCTTTTTTGAATTCGGGTGGCGGGTATGTGATCTGCGGAATAAAAAATGGTGGTGTTCCTATAGGTATTAAGAATGCCATACAAGTAAGATTGGAACTGGAAAAAGACCTCATAACAAAGATTATTCCCAAAGCTATTGTTTATCTTGAGGTTCAGGAAATCCAGGGACTAGATGTTGTTATTGTAGAAGTCCCGGGGGGTAAAGATATTCCATATGCTTATAACAATAGTATTTATATCCGTGAAGGGGAGAAAACTCTAAAAGCATCAGTGAATATTATAAAAGATATGATAATGCGCCGTCAGGTTGAGCCTGAACGCTGGGAACGAAGGTTCTCTAATGCTGATATAGAAGTCGATATTGATAGTGATGAATTGCACACTACTGTCGATGCGACATTTGAAACAAGACTTATAGTGTTTCGTGACCCGGAAAACCTGGTAATGGTCTTGGAAGATCTAGCTGTCTTCAAATATGGTCGGTTAACTAATGCTGGTGATGTTCTGTTTACTAAGAACCCTTCATCACGATATCCCCAGGTGCGAGTCCGCGCTGCTAGATATAAGACTGACAAGACTGATAACGCTTATCAGGATATGAAATCCTTCGAAGGGCCGTTAGGGGAAGTACTGGAACAGGTTTATACTTTTATTATTAGGAATACCCCAACAGTTTCCCGATTTGCTCGTTCGTCACTTGTGCGGCAGGATGATTCGTTGTATCCCGAAGATGCAGTGAGAGAAGGACTAGTTAATGCTTTTGCTCACAGGGATTACAGCGATTTCTCCGGTGGTGTTTCGGTTAATATCTATCCGGATAGGCTCGAGATATGGAATTCCGGCAGTTTTCCTGATGGAATAACTCCAGAAACTATGGCTTCGGGGCACATTTCTATTTTAAGAAACCCTGACATTGCCCACATTCTCTATCTGCGCGGTATGATGGAAAAGCTTGGCCGCGGTAGCATGCTGATAAGAAAAGCTTGTGATGACAGACAACTACTTGCTCCGCAATGGACTTCTGATAAGTATAAAGGTGTGACCCTGACGTTATTTGCCGCGGAAGTCACCACGGAAGTCACCACGGAAGTCAAAAGCGTAATAAAAGCAGTGGATGGAGAGCTATCCAGGCATGATTTACAGCAAAAACTTGGATTAAAGCATGACGAGCATTTTCGGAAGGCCTATTTGCTGCCTTCTCTGGAAGCGGGTTGTATCGAGATGACCATTCCTGACAAACCGAACAGCAGGTTGCAGAAATACAGGCTGACCGCAAAAGGGAAGCAGATCAGAAAAATACTTGGCAAAGAAGATCAGTTATGA
- a CDS encoding SAM-dependent DNA methyltransferase: protein MSLSQQQLESMLWGAAEHLRGQIDASDYKQYIFPLLFYKRLSDVYQDEYEAALTFSEGDKEYAELPEQHRFVIPSLARWEKLRETTTNIGEFIQKALRNIEKTNSRLYGVFGDAQWTNKERLPDHLLASLVEHFSRIPLGINAVKQDDLGAAYEYLIKKFADDSGHTAAEFYTNRTVVHLMTRIMTLKPGESAYDPTCGTGGMLLNAVMDLRSDGKEWRTVKLYGQEVNLLTSAIARMNMFLHDIEEFDIQRGDTLAEPKFLEDDRLKTYEVIFANPPYSIKKWDRTKFSSDPFKRNEFGVPPQGCADYAFFQHIIKSLNSQTGRAAMLWPHGVLFRDSEAEIRKQIIEADLIESVIGLGPNLFYNSPMESCVVVLRRNKSKERRKKILFINGIKEVTRERAFSYLNDQNLENLVDAYFQPDKHEGIARMVDISEIRENLHNLSIPLYIRNIAKEDEQDLESTIEAWQVGRVELKKQTKKLFTALSELGFGLEDKQEEKKPESNTANIHFKRSVFAAEIVHRLHKELTFGHVKFAKMIFLTEQLCGVDTGSTYHRQVAGPYDNRALRSIDSQIKKLKWYKSKKVDTRYVYEPLEKAGQHARYYTSYFSKEADTFDRVISLFKKHGTEHCEIVATLYSAWFDFINQGISPTDDLIIDEVLNNWHESKKRIPREKWMSGLVWMRQNDITPLAKKAGGQK, encoded by the coding sequence ATGAGCCTGTCTCAACAACAACTTGAAAGCATGCTCTGGGGTGCAGCTGAACATCTGCGCGGGCAGATCGATGCCTCCGATTATAAACAGTATATTTTCCCGCTGCTTTTCTATAAAAGGCTTTCAGACGTTTACCAGGATGAATACGAAGCTGCACTGACATTTTCTGAGGGCGACAAAGAATATGCCGAATTGCCGGAACAACATCGCTTTGTTATTCCTTCTTTAGCTCGCTGGGAAAAACTCAGGGAAACGACTACTAATATCGGTGAGTTTATTCAAAAAGCCCTAAGAAATATTGAGAAAACCAATTCCCGATTGTATGGGGTTTTTGGAGATGCTCAGTGGACGAATAAAGAACGGCTTCCCGATCATCTGCTGGCATCTCTGGTAGAACATTTCAGCCGAATTCCCCTGGGAATCAATGCTGTAAAACAAGATGATCTTGGTGCCGCATATGAATACCTTATCAAAAAATTTGCTGATGATTCCGGACATACAGCAGCGGAGTTCTATACCAACCGGACAGTTGTCCACCTTATGACCAGAATTATGACACTGAAGCCCGGTGAAAGCGCCTATGATCCTACCTGCGGCACTGGTGGCATGTTACTGAATGCTGTGATGGATCTAAGATCTGACGGGAAAGAGTGGCGGACTGTTAAACTCTATGGACAGGAAGTAAACCTGCTAACCAGTGCAATCGCCAGAATGAATATGTTTCTGCATGACATAGAAGAGTTTGATATCCAGCGTGGTGATACATTAGCTGAACCCAAATTTTTAGAAGATGATCGATTAAAAACTTATGAGGTAATATTTGCGAATCCTCCATATTCCATCAAGAAATGGGATCGCACGAAATTTAGCTCTGATCCTTTTAAGCGCAACGAATTTGGCGTGCCGCCACAAGGTTGCGCTGATTATGCGTTTTTTCAGCATATTATTAAAAGTCTGAATTCGCAGACCGGACGGGCAGCCATGCTCTGGCCTCATGGCGTATTGTTTCGTGATTCTGAGGCAGAAATACGTAAACAAATAATAGAGGCTGACCTGATAGAATCGGTAATCGGACTTGGCCCAAATCTATTCTATAATTCTCCAATGGAATCCTGTGTTGTGGTACTGCGACGCAATAAATCGAAGGAACGCCGAAAGAAAATTCTTTTTATTAACGGCATCAAAGAAGTGACCCGGGAAAGAGCGTTTAGCTATTTAAATGACCAGAATCTAGAAAATTTAGTTGATGCATATTTTCAACCGGACAAACATGAGGGTATTGCTCGCATGGTAGATATTTCTGAGATACGGGAGAACCTACATAATCTCTCAATACCACTCTATATACGCAATATTGCGAAAGAAGATGAACAAGATCTTGAATCTACTATTGAGGCTTGGCAAGTCGGTAGAGTGGAGCTGAAAAAACAAACGAAAAAGCTATTTACTGCGTTAAGTGAATTAGGCTTTGGTCTTGAAGATAAACAAGAAGAAAAGAAGCCTGAAAGTAATACTGCAAATATACATTTCAAAAGATCTGTTTTTGCAGCAGAGATTGTTCATCGGCTACATAAAGAGCTCACATTTGGCCATGTTAAGTTTGCAAAAATGATTTTTTTGACAGAACAGTTGTGCGGTGTTGATACCGGATCTACTTATCATCGTCAAGTTGCCGGGCCGTATGATAATCGAGCATTACGCTCTATCGATAGCCAGATCAAAAAGCTGAAATGGTATAAAAGTAAAAAAGTAGATACCCGATATGTGTATGAACCTTTGGAGAAAGCTGGACAACATGCAAGGTACTATACTAGTTATTTCAGCAAAGAAGCGGATACTTTTGACCGAGTAATTAGTCTATTTAAAAAACACGGTACTGAACACTGTGAGATTGTCGCTACACTCTATTCTGCCTGGTTTGATTTTATTAATCAGGGAATAAGTCCGACAGATGATTTGATCATTGATGAAGTGCTCAACAACTGGCATGAAAGCAAGAAACGGATACCAAGAGAAAAATGGATGTCTGGTCTCGTGTGGATGCGGCAAAATGACATTACACCTCTTGCAAAAAAAGCTGGGGGTCAAAAATGA